A genomic stretch from Longibacter salinarum includes:
- the mltG gene encoding endolytic transglycosylase MltG produces MTVSKRLIYVAAGLVGLAALLAGIGAWIVFGPNTPAYEGERTVTIPQRDFDAAVDSLDAAGLLASESTFRLVANATGWDQQIKPGHYAFASGVSSYDILDTIRKGLQTPVRVTIPPGRGPRIVAAVMGRNLKFSKDDFLSTLHDSTLARELDVDPGHLFGYMLPATYEFYWQTPADEIVRRVKQHFDAFYQRELADAAADVGLTKLEVLTLASIVEWEAYVEEEKKTIAGVYMNRLEDQWPLQADPTIQYVLIDTKGSRTSRVLYEHLEIEHPYNTYINGGLPPGPITNPARSTLRAAASPESHNYYFFAADGSGGHRFSRTLREHNQAAREYHRKLDEWEREREEQEE; encoded by the coding sequence ATGACCGTTAGCAAGCGCCTTATTTACGTTGCGGCCGGGCTCGTTGGGCTCGCCGCTCTCCTTGCCGGAATCGGCGCGTGGATCGTCTTCGGCCCGAACACCCCGGCATACGAGGGCGAACGCACGGTCACAATTCCCCAGCGGGATTTCGACGCAGCCGTGGACTCCCTCGATGCCGCCGGTCTGCTAGCGTCGGAGTCGACGTTTCGCCTGGTTGCGAACGCTACCGGCTGGGACCAGCAGATCAAGCCGGGCCACTACGCCTTCGCCTCGGGCGTCTCATCGTACGACATCCTCGACACGATCCGGAAAGGACTGCAAACGCCGGTCCGCGTAACCATTCCGCCCGGGCGTGGTCCCCGCATCGTGGCCGCGGTGATGGGGCGCAACCTGAAGTTCTCGAAGGATGACTTCCTCTCCACGCTTCACGACAGCACCCTTGCGCGCGAGCTCGACGTAGACCCGGGTCATCTCTTCGGATACATGCTTCCGGCGACCTACGAGTTCTACTGGCAGACGCCCGCAGATGAGATCGTCCGGCGCGTCAAACAACACTTCGACGCGTTCTACCAACGCGAGCTGGCCGATGCCGCAGCCGATGTCGGACTCACGAAGCTCGAGGTGCTAACGCTCGCATCCATCGTGGAATGGGAGGCGTACGTCGAGGAGGAAAAGAAAACGATCGCCGGCGTCTACATGAATCGTCTCGAGGATCAATGGCCGCTGCAGGCCGACCCGACGATTCAGTACGTGCTCATCGATACGAAGGGAAGCCGCACGAGCCGCGTGCTGTACGAACACCTCGAAATTGAGCACCCGTACAACACATACATCAACGGCGGCCTGCCGCCCGGACCGATCACCAATCCGGCACGATCTACCCTTCGGGCGGCGGCCAGCCCGGAATCGCACAACTACTACTTCTTTGCTGCGGACGGCTCGGGCGGACACCGGTTCAGCCGAACGCTCCGCGAGCACAACCAGGCGGCCCGAGAATACCACAGGAAGCTGGACGAGTGGGAGCGCGAGCGGGAAGAACAGGAAGAATAG
- a CDS encoding bifunctional aspartate kinase/diaminopimelate decarboxylase, which translates to MPDASSWIVLKFGGTSVSTPDRWKTIAHIARRYRDDGVRPLLVCSALSGISDKLEMLADPDAEAAPDDVLAAIRTQHLELAERIGVDGETTLGASFAVLEERVEAVNASGRIHPQQHAEILAMGELMSTRLGSAFLATQGLTPHWMDAREVLRAEDEAHVAPARRYLSATCAAYPDGVLQNHLDGQDADVFITQGFIASNPVGETVLLGRGGSDTSAAYFAAKLEAERLEIWTDVPGMFTSNPRDIPSARLLRQLTYAEAQELATMGATVLHPRCLAPVRRYQIPLHVRSTDAPDLEGTVVSDAVPHDGPEVKAISSKDGVTVVSMETLGMWQQVGFLADVFQIFKHHGLSVDLVATSEANVTVTLDPMANALDPDVLDRLLHDLSAYCEPKIIESCAVVSLVGRHIRSMLHELGPAFEVFDEQNVHLVSQAASDLNFGFVVDEDQAERLVRQLHRQLFATRAPDATFGPSWQELFDAEPSKTSGAWWRDRRDELLSIVKASGEPSYVYDEDTLRRNARHVRRLGALDRTYYAVKANPHPRVLEILANEGIAFECVSPGEVQRVREVLPDLPADRILFQPNFAAIHEYADAFDEGVHVTLDNVEPLARHPEVFAEQDLFVRVDPGRGHGHHRHVRTAGAQSKFGIVPDELPRLRRLANQCNCTVRGLHVHVGSGITDAGTWPDIAGFLASLAADFPNVRTLNVGGGLGVPERPNATPLDLGILDKRLSEFKQQHAYDLWMEPGRFLVAEAGVMLAPVTQTKSKGSVHYVGLGTGMNSLIRPALYGSYHEIVNLSRLGEPLSMTADVVGPICESGDVLGRSRRLPDTMPGDIILIATAGAYGASMSNHYNLRTPARETILETVSA; encoded by the coding sequence ATGCCCGACGCCTCATCCTGGATTGTTCTGAAGTTCGGTGGTACGAGCGTTTCCACGCCGGACCGCTGGAAAACCATCGCCCACATTGCTCGACGCTATCGCGATGATGGAGTCCGCCCTCTCCTCGTGTGCTCGGCATTGTCCGGTATTTCCGACAAGCTGGAGATGCTTGCCGATCCCGATGCGGAGGCGGCGCCGGACGATGTACTGGCTGCCATCCGAACTCAACACCTGGAATTGGCGGAGCGCATCGGCGTGGATGGCGAGACCACGCTCGGTGCTAGTTTCGCTGTGCTCGAGGAACGAGTTGAGGCAGTGAACGCGTCCGGCCGAATCCACCCGCAGCAGCACGCGGAGATTTTGGCCATGGGCGAGCTCATGTCCACGCGACTCGGAAGCGCCTTCCTCGCTACGCAGGGCCTCACACCGCACTGGATGGATGCGCGAGAGGTCCTGCGGGCTGAGGATGAAGCCCACGTGGCTCCGGCCCGACGCTATTTGTCGGCAACCTGCGCCGCGTATCCCGACGGTGTCCTCCAGAACCACCTCGACGGCCAGGACGCCGACGTTTTCATCACGCAGGGCTTTATCGCGAGCAATCCCGTGGGCGAAACGGTTCTCCTCGGCCGCGGAGGGTCGGATACATCCGCCGCGTATTTCGCCGCCAAGCTCGAAGCAGAGCGGCTCGAAATCTGGACGGATGTCCCGGGCATGTTCACCTCGAACCCGCGCGACATCCCGTCGGCTCGCCTCCTGAGGCAACTCACGTACGCCGAAGCCCAGGAGCTGGCGACGATGGGAGCGACGGTCCTCCACCCGCGCTGCCTCGCGCCCGTTCGGCGATATCAGATCCCGCTCCACGTCCGCTCGACGGACGCACCAGACCTGGAGGGAACGGTCGTTTCAGATGCCGTGCCGCACGACGGTCCTGAAGTCAAAGCCATCTCGTCGAAAGATGGAGTCACCGTCGTCTCGATGGAGACGCTTGGCATGTGGCAACAGGTCGGATTTCTGGCCGACGTCTTCCAGATTTTCAAGCACCACGGACTCTCGGTCGACCTCGTGGCCACATCCGAGGCCAACGTCACGGTCACGCTCGATCCGATGGCGAATGCGCTCGACCCGGACGTGCTCGACCGGCTCCTTCACGACCTCAGCGCGTACTGCGAGCCGAAAATCATCGAGTCGTGTGCGGTGGTGAGCCTCGTCGGCCGTCACATTCGTTCGATGCTGCACGAGCTCGGCCCGGCCTTCGAGGTCTTTGACGAACAGAACGTACATCTCGTATCGCAGGCTGCCTCGGATCTCAACTTCGGCTTCGTCGTCGACGAGGACCAGGCCGAACGCCTCGTGCGACAACTCCACAGGCAGCTCTTCGCCACTCGAGCCCCGGACGCGACGTTTGGACCGAGCTGGCAGGAACTCTTTGACGCCGAGCCCTCGAAGACGAGCGGCGCCTGGTGGCGCGATCGTCGCGATGAGCTGCTCTCGATCGTGAAAGCATCCGGAGAGCCGTCGTACGTCTACGACGAGGACACGCTGCGACGAAACGCACGCCACGTCCGACGCCTCGGCGCACTCGACCGGACCTACTACGCGGTCAAGGCCAACCCGCACCCGCGTGTGCTGGAAATTCTGGCTAACGAGGGCATCGCCTTCGAGTGTGTCTCGCCTGGTGAAGTGCAGCGGGTACGTGAGGTACTGCCCGATCTACCGGCGGATCGCATCCTCTTTCAGCCCAACTTTGCGGCGATCCACGAATACGCGGACGCATTCGACGAAGGCGTCCACGTGACGCTCGACAATGTCGAGCCGCTCGCGCGGCACCCGGAGGTCTTTGCCGAGCAGGATCTGTTCGTGCGCGTTGATCCCGGCCGGGGTCACGGGCATCATCGCCACGTCCGAACGGCCGGGGCCCAGTCCAAATTCGGCATCGTCCCAGACGAACTGCCCCGCCTCCGCCGCCTCGCCAACCAATGCAACTGCACGGTCCGCGGACTGCACGTTCACGTCGGCAGCGGCATCACAGATGCCGGCACGTGGCCGGATATCGCCGGTTTCCTGGCGTCGCTTGCCGCCGACTTCCCCAATGTACGGACGCTCAACGTGGGCGGCGGGCTCGGCGTACCCGAACGCCCGAACGCAACCCCGCTCGACCTCGGCATTCTGGACAAGCGCCTCAGCGAGTTCAAACAGCAGCATGCGTACGATCTCTGGATGGAACCCGGTCGCTTCCTCGTTGCCGAGGCGGGCGTCATGCTCGCGCCGGTGACCCAGACGAAATCGAAAGGTTCAGTCCACTACGTCGGACTCGGAACGGGCATGAACAGCCTCATCCGTCCGGCACTCTACGGCTCGTACCACGAGATCGTGAACCTGTCGCGCCTGGGCGAACCGCTCTCTATGACCGCGGACGTGGTGGGACCTATCTGCGAGAGTGGCGATGTCCTCGGCCGCAGCCGCCGACTACCAGACACCATGCCGGGCGACATCATCCTCATCGCAACGGCCGGAGCCTACGGCGCGAGCATGAGCAACCACTACAACCTCCGTACGCCGGCGCGGGAAACCATCCTCGAGACGGTTTCGGCCTGA
- a CDS encoding Rqc2 family fibronectin-binding protein codes for MDASPALPPGRFLLPVVDSYFTLRALVREWQTDLIGTTIIDAYSQSKNELTLAMADGKNEWMLRSSIQRPMIFIFRTDRYSKARRNVATLFPDASDRKITDVRIADRDRMLYLDLEGGYRFQWQLFGARANAFLIDENDRTAEAFQNDEKYSGDEAPSPRAAPMPETFADFEDRWRTNRNSTRQAIQSAVPLFGRLPAQETVFRAGVETDDPADTTEDERRALFDASQDLIADFENPLPVIYGSGQFPDAFALAPMHHLDANGAKSETFDTVDHAVASFVKRKLAERHYHRLYDSLENALREAAEHYRESADRMLEELSNESRADRYERWGHLLMAQQNAVDPGDEEVTLPDLFEDGQPVTIPLDPAKSVVENAQYYYARARRTRRSREEAESRLEETMERAEQAKALHDEISEIDTLSGIKDFRKEREADVAPFVDRQDTNVDTFPFRRFDLGDGFEVWVGKNARQNDELTFHVAQKYDLWMHARGVPGSHTVLHLPNRDAEPGRRRKHVAASIAAYYSKARGSGLVPVMMTRRKYVRSPKGAAPGAVRVDREEVLLVEPGLP; via the coding sequence GTGGATGCCTCTCCTGCTCTGCCTCCCGGACGCTTCCTTCTCCCTGTGGTCGATAGCTACTTTACGTTGCGCGCCCTCGTCCGTGAATGGCAAACGGACCTCATCGGCACGACCATCATCGACGCGTACTCGCAGTCGAAAAATGAGCTGACGCTCGCCATGGCCGATGGAAAAAACGAGTGGATGCTGCGAAGCTCGATCCAGCGGCCGATGATCTTCATCTTCCGCACGGACCGCTACTCCAAAGCGCGCAGGAACGTCGCCACCCTCTTCCCAGACGCCTCCGACCGGAAGATCACGGATGTCAGAATCGCCGATCGCGACCGGATGCTCTACCTCGACCTGGAGGGTGGATACCGGTTTCAGTGGCAACTCTTCGGGGCCCGCGCCAACGCGTTTCTGATCGACGAAAACGACAGGACCGCCGAAGCCTTCCAGAATGACGAGAAATATTCGGGGGACGAGGCACCCAGTCCACGAGCCGCTCCCATGCCGGAGACGTTCGCCGACTTCGAGGATCGCTGGCGCACCAATAGAAACTCGACGCGGCAGGCGATCCAGTCGGCCGTGCCTCTCTTCGGCCGGCTCCCAGCGCAGGAAACGGTTTTCCGCGCGGGCGTCGAGACAGACGACCCGGCCGACACAACCGAAGACGAACGCCGGGCTCTCTTCGACGCGTCGCAGGACCTGATTGCCGACTTCGAGAACCCGTTGCCCGTCATCTACGGCAGCGGACAGTTCCCCGACGCGTTCGCCCTCGCCCCGATGCACCATCTAGACGCGAATGGCGCCAAATCGGAGACCTTCGACACCGTCGATCACGCGGTGGCTTCGTTCGTGAAACGGAAGCTGGCCGAACGGCACTACCACCGGCTGTACGACTCGCTCGAGAACGCACTCCGCGAAGCCGCCGAGCATTACCGCGAGAGCGCGGACCGCATGCTGGAGGAGCTCTCGAATGAAAGCCGAGCCGACCGCTATGAGCGCTGGGGACACCTTCTGATGGCGCAGCAGAACGCCGTCGATCCGGGCGACGAGGAGGTCACTCTGCCGGATCTGTTCGAGGATGGACAACCGGTCACCATTCCGCTCGACCCCGCGAAGTCGGTCGTCGAGAACGCCCAATATTACTACGCTCGCGCCCGGCGAACCCGGCGATCTCGAGAGGAAGCCGAGTCCCGTCTGGAGGAGACGATGGAGCGGGCCGAGCAGGCGAAGGCCCTCCACGATGAGATTTCGGAGATCGACACGCTCAGCGGCATAAAGGACTTTCGCAAGGAGCGGGAGGCGGATGTCGCGCCGTTCGTCGATCGCCAGGACACGAACGTCGATACCTTTCCCTTTCGGCGCTTTGATCTGGGCGACGGCTTCGAGGTGTGGGTGGGCAAAAATGCACGGCAAAACGACGAACTCACCTTCCACGTGGCGCAGAAATACGACCTGTGGATGCACGCTCGCGGCGTTCCGGGCTCCCACACGGTCTTGCACCTACCCAACCGCGATGCCGAACCCGGACGGCGCCGAAAGCACGTCGCCGCATCGATCGCCGCCTACTATAGCAAGGCGCGCGGCAGCGGCCTCGTGCCGGTCATGATGACGCGACGCAAGTACGTCCGCAGCCCCAAAGGTGCCGCACCGGGGGCGGTACGGGTTGATCGGGAAGAGGTGCTCCTCGTCGAGCCAGGACTTCCTTAG
- a CDS encoding YgaP family membrane protein, producing the protein MGTLDRIIRVSIAVLIGVLYVTGQISGLTATILGIIAIAFILTSSVGSCPIYLPFGLSTRRKKASSG; encoded by the coding sequence ATGGGTACCCTCGACCGAATCATTCGCGTGAGCATCGCCGTGCTGATCGGTGTGCTCTACGTTACCGGTCAGATCTCCGGTCTGACCGCCACCATCCTCGGCATTATCGCGATTGCCTTCATACTGACCAGCAGCGTCGGTTCCTGCCCGATCTACCTGCCCTTTGGTCTTTCGACGCGCCGAAAGAAAGCATCGAGTGGATGA